One region of Rhizobium sp. 9140 genomic DNA includes:
- a CDS encoding phosphoketolase family protein, with protein sequence MQSDSHPHGMSDTEFTEIFTTTAPVIFAFHGYPGVIHDLLHGRQAHDRFHVRGYQEEGTTTTPFDMVVLNKISRLHLCLDVMRYVPGMLENNADLAAHCTGMLREHETYIRQHFDDLPEIRDWVWSDHLPSPTQPNEQPGADRTP encoded by the coding sequence GTGCAAAGCGACAGCCATCCGCATGGCATGAGCGATACCGAGTTCACCGAGATCTTTACAACCACCGCGCCGGTCATCTTTGCCTTCCACGGCTATCCCGGTGTCATCCACGATCTGTTGCATGGGCGGCAGGCGCATGATCGCTTCCATGTGCGCGGCTATCAGGAAGAAGGCACGACGACGACGCCCTTCGACATGGTAGTGCTCAACAAGATCAGTCGGCTGCATCTCTGCCTCGACGTTATGCGCTATGTCCCGGGCATGCTAGAAAACAATGCCGATCTCGCCGCACATTGCACCGGAATGCTTCGCGAGCATGAGACCTATATCCGCCAGCATTTCGACGACCTACCGGAAATCAGGGATTGGGTTTGGTCGGATCATCTGCCATCCCCAACACAGCCGAACGAGCAGCCGGGAGCCGACCGTACTCCTTAG
- a CDS encoding Mu transposase C-terminal domain-containing protein, producing the protein MSDAFPDEVDEALWDEACRRADAIRDFLKSRTGRMSVADVALLATELEISQATAYRLIKLFRAGGTVMSLVERKPGRPGGHRVLDDRREEIIRTTISRYYLTRNRASFTQLVRDVQTNCISAGLRPPHRRTIKARLEDIDLQKRAKRRGETKIVKNTRAVPGVLAASRPLQIVQVDHTKADIFVVDEETRQPIGRPWLTLAMDVCSRMVTGFYLTMDAPSRLSTSLCLLHSVFDKSAWLREREISEAWPVAGLPDTLHVDNGADFRSQSFKRGCQDAGIAIDWRPPGEPRFGGHIERLIGTQMGKLHLLPGTTFSNAQELGEYDSKRHAALTLRELERYIALDIVGSYHHSIHASLGRPPIAVWREHEDVIPLRLPQGRMRFWLTFLPEQERTLRPTGIHLFGLRYWSAALTADVGRSNRRLLVKYDPRDMARVFVRRPSGNFVEARYADVTLPSVTLHEALAARRALLTKGRRELDTRTIVGTAVEQRKLVEAAVKKTAFARRGPASRHKTRVEDGGWGSLRGIDSSKPVAFDEDTE; encoded by the coding sequence GTGAGTGACGCCTTCCCTGACGAAGTTGACGAAGCGCTTTGGGATGAAGCGTGCCGGCGCGCAGACGCAATTCGAGACTTTTTGAAAAGCCGCACTGGCAGGATGTCGGTGGCGGATGTGGCGCTGCTTGCGACCGAGCTCGAAATCAGTCAAGCGACTGCATACCGCCTCATCAAGCTATTCCGGGCCGGCGGGACCGTGATGAGCCTGGTGGAGCGCAAGCCCGGCCGACCAGGAGGCCATCGGGTACTAGATGACAGGCGGGAGGAGATCATTCGGACGACGATCAGCCGGTACTACCTTACCCGCAATCGTGCGTCATTTACACAGCTGGTCCGGGATGTGCAGACGAACTGCATCTCCGCTGGACTTCGGCCGCCCCATCGCCGAACAATCAAAGCTCGACTCGAAGACATCGATCTACAGAAGCGGGCCAAACGGCGCGGCGAAACCAAAATCGTCAAGAACACTCGTGCTGTTCCCGGGGTGTTAGCCGCCTCCCGGCCATTGCAGATCGTGCAGGTCGATCATACGAAAGCGGATATCTTTGTCGTTGACGAGGAAACGCGGCAGCCGATCGGCCGGCCTTGGCTGACGCTGGCGATGGATGTCTGCAGCCGGATGGTGACGGGCTTCTACCTCACGATGGATGCCCCTTCCCGCCTTTCGACCAGTCTTTGCCTTCTGCATTCCGTTTTTGACAAGTCAGCTTGGCTGCGTGAACGGGAGATCAGCGAGGCTTGGCCCGTCGCAGGTTTGCCAGATACCTTACACGTCGACAACGGCGCCGATTTTAGGAGCCAGTCTTTCAAGCGGGGATGCCAGGATGCCGGCATCGCGATCGACTGGCGGCCGCCAGGGGAGCCACGCTTCGGTGGACACATCGAGCGTCTGATTGGGACACAGATGGGAAAACTCCACCTGCTGCCTGGCACGACGTTCAGCAATGCCCAGGAGCTTGGCGAATACGACTCTAAGCGACATGCGGCACTCACTTTGCGCGAGCTCGAGCGGTACATCGCGCTGGACATTGTCGGCTCCTATCACCATTCGATACACGCCAGCTTGGGCCGGCCGCCGATTGCAGTATGGCGGGAGCACGAGGACGTGATACCGCTTCGACTTCCCCAGGGCCGGATGCGTTTCTGGCTGACGTTCCTGCCTGAGCAGGAACGCACGCTGCGGCCAACCGGGATTCACCTGTTCGGGCTGCGTTATTGGTCAGCTGCCCTCACCGCCGATGTTGGGCGCTCTAACCGGCGTCTCCTTGTAAAGTACGACCCACGGGATATGGCTCGCGTCTTCGTCCGGCGCCCGTCCGGCAACTTCGTGGAAGCCCGCTATGCCGACGTTACCTTGCCCTCGGTGACACTACACGAGGCACTGGCGGCGCGCCGCGCGCTGCTGACAAAGGGGCGACGGGAACTAGACACCCGCACCATAGTCGGCACGGCAGTTGAGCAGCGCAAGCTGGTCGAGGCAGCAGTCAAAAAGACGGCTTTCGCCCGACGCGGTCCCGCAAGCCGCCACAAAACGAGAGTGGAAGACGGCGGATGGGGGTCGCTTCGCGGGATAGACTCCAGCAAACCTGTGGCCTTCGACGAGGACACGGAGTGA
- a CDS encoding TniB family NTP-binding protein: MNTEISHLTSNAAALLAETDAQRIRAIRSRRWLVYPRAKQVLERLNQLLDHPRGTRMPSLAIYGDSGMGKTMIMKRFRDQHPPSFSSLTGKLKTPVLAMEMTSRPGERRFYAELLTLLGAPQRPRADIAQMEQAAMRIMEAIGVQVLVIDEVHNILAGTYREQRIVLNTLRFLSNRLQISLVCFGVNDAREAIGGDVQLARRFEQFTLSRWAANEQFEILISLILRNTPLRQPSVLTAKSLRRMLQISEGITANLFHMLNTLAIEAIESGQERITDAAVERWEPEFDAEAAFA; the protein is encoded by the coding sequence ATGAACACGGAAATCTCCCACCTAACCTCAAACGCCGCGGCTTTGCTTGCGGAGACGGATGCGCAACGCATCAGGGCGATCAGATCACGCCGCTGGCTGGTTTATCCGCGCGCCAAGCAGGTGCTTGAGCGGCTCAACCAACTGCTCGATCATCCACGCGGCACACGCATGCCTTCGCTCGCCATCTACGGCGACAGCGGAATGGGCAAGACGATGATCATGAAGCGTTTCCGTGATCAGCATCCACCGAGCTTCAGTTCTCTTACCGGCAAGTTGAAGACACCGGTTCTGGCCATGGAGATGACCAGCCGACCCGGCGAACGACGGTTCTACGCGGAACTACTAACCCTTCTCGGCGCACCGCAAAGGCCACGCGCCGATATCGCCCAGATGGAGCAGGCGGCGATGCGCATCATGGAGGCGATCGGCGTTCAGGTGTTAGTGATTGACGAGGTGCACAATATCCTCGCCGGAACCTATCGCGAGCAACGCATCGTCCTCAACACCTTGCGCTTCCTCAGCAACCGACTTCAGATCTCCCTCGTCTGCTTTGGCGTCAATGATGCCCGCGAAGCGATCGGTGGCGATGTGCAACTGGCCCGCCGCTTTGAACAGTTCACCCTAAGCCGCTGGGCTGCAAACGAGCAGTTCGAGATCCTGATCTCTTTGATCCTGCGCAACACGCCCCTACGCCAGCCGTCGGTGTTGACCGCAAAATCGCTACGGCGGATGTTGCAGATATCCGAGGGCATCACCGCAAACCTCTTCCATATGTTAAACACACTCGCAATCGAGGCCATCGAAAGCGGCCAAGAGAGAATTACGGACGCAGCTGTCGAGAGATGGGAGCCGGAGTTTGATGCGGAAGCCGCCTTCGCATGA
- a CDS encoding TniQ family protein, translating into MPVTLAPCTDELLSSWVARHADFYGVPPLAMLRHCLPEMPSLRAADLNLNDNQVLRLARMLCADPETTRQTTFTNVAEPSRCLIAKEPMQSCTTCYLARTEPRVVIRNQLLGWRITCTLCGGLLQYPTGRDCPSTFGHYHATALIGERLLHDEASQRDRTWASPVRIARLLLMRRVKKPRVGDYEPWRYRVLGALIPDLDDVVDRRSLPTSSSPILPLHLRPALLAGIAIVERSGPEMLQMLHGQMRGENKARFSSAIEEIINSSCRSTASSQLQLI; encoded by the coding sequence TTGCCGGTAACACTGGCTCCCTGCACCGATGAGCTGCTGTCGTCGTGGGTTGCTCGGCATGCCGATTTCTATGGTGTCCCTCCCCTGGCTATGCTTCGGCATTGCCTCCCAGAGATGCCATCGCTGCGCGCCGCCGATCTTAATCTCAACGACAATCAGGTCCTCCGCCTGGCACGCATGCTCTGCGCAGATCCGGAAACGACGCGCCAAACCACCTTCACGAATGTGGCAGAGCCGTCTCGGTGCCTGATTGCGAAGGAGCCAATGCAGTCTTGTACAACGTGTTATCTTGCAAGGACGGAACCGAGAGTCGTTATTCGAAATCAGCTTCTCGGCTGGCGTATCACCTGTACTCTTTGCGGCGGCCTGCTCCAGTACCCAACGGGGCGTGACTGCCCCTCAACCTTCGGTCACTATCACGCAACGGCTCTCATTGGAGAACGGCTGCTCCACGATGAGGCCTCACAAAGAGACCGAACTTGGGCATCTCCGGTCAGGATCGCCCGACTTCTGCTGATGCGACGGGTGAAGAAGCCCCGCGTTGGAGATTACGAGCCATGGCGTTACCGGGTACTGGGCGCACTCATTCCTGATCTCGACGATGTCGTTGATCGGCGGAGTCTGCCAACGTCGTCAAGTCCAATCCTGCCTCTGCACCTCCGGCCGGCTCTGCTGGCCGGGATAGCTATCGTTGAGCGTTCAGGGCCAGAGATGCTTCAAATGCTTCACGGCCAAATGAGAGGTGAGAACAAGGCGCGCTTCAGCAGTGCCATCGAAGAGATCATAAACAGTTCCTGCCGATCAACCGCGTCATCTCAATTGCAGTTAATCTGA
- a CDS encoding IS5 family transposase: MDFDRFHIHPCPATGRRCTAKKGGADAQGLGRSRGGLGTKIHAAVDALGMPVRFVLAPGHRGDVIFGKALLDGLRPRHVIADRAYDAEHFHDTILDAGATPVIPPRPGRRRPHACNWRLYRERNLIERFFAKLKQFRRVATRYDKLLVNFRGFVLIAAITIWLK, translated from the coding sequence CTGGATTTCGATCGATTCCACATCCATCCGTGCCCAGCCACAGGCCGCCGGTGCACGGCAAAAAAGGGGGGAGCGGACGCCCAGGGTCTTGGCCGCTCACGCGGTGGGCTAGGCACCAAGATCCATGCCGCGGTCGATGCGCTGGGCATGCCGGTGCGTTTCGTGCTCGCGCCAGGCCATCGGGGCGACGTGATCTTCGGCAAGGCCCTGCTCGATGGTTTGCGCCCGCGTCATGTCATCGCCGACAGGGCCTACGATGCCGAGCACTTCCACGACACAATTCTCGACGCCGGAGCCACCCCGGTCATCCCTCCACGGCCCGGAAGACGACGTCCGCATGCATGCAACTGGCGGCTCTACAGGGAACGGAACCTGATTGAGCGCTTCTTCGCCAAACTCAAGCAGTTCCGCCGTGTCGCAACCCGATATGACAAGCTCCTCGTAAATTTCAGAGGCTTCGTCCTCATCGCTGCAATAACAATTTGGCTCAAATAG
- a CDS encoding IS5 family transposase, with the protein MDIDALNDEQWSRIEPFVPGGRKGRRGPRTNNQRFVEALIWMARSGGRWRDLPERYGDYQTVKRRYYRWIEMGVLEKLFEALTQEADLDWISIDSTSIRAQPQAAGARQKRGERTPRVLAAHAVG; encoded by the coding sequence ATGGATATTGATGCCTTGAACGACGAGCAGTGGTCTCGAATCGAGCCCTTTGTCCCCGGCGGTCGCAAAGGGCGTCGGGGACCGCGCACGAATAACCAACGGTTTGTCGAAGCCTTGATCTGGATGGCGCGCTCGGGCGGACGCTGGCGTGATCTGCCTGAGCGATATGGCGACTACCAGACGGTCAAGCGCCGCTACTATCGCTGGATCGAGATGGGGGTGCTCGAAAAGTTGTTCGAGGCGTTGACGCAGGAAGCCGATCTGGACTGGATTTCGATCGATTCCACATCCATCCGTGCCCAGCCACAGGCCGCCGGTGCACGGCAAAAAAGGGGGGAGCGGACGCCCAGGGTCTTGGCCGCTCACGCGGTGGGCTAG
- a CDS encoding IclR family transcriptional regulator, with translation MTDDNSKGGAAVKTAVPAVERATRLLDMVALSDEPQTLSGLSRHLGLPKSSIHGLCNTLVELGLLDRNGSGFVMGGHVMLWANAFVAKSDMVSEFVRLWEGQSALKTETATLTILDGSDVVYIASQHGLDPLGITFRTGMRLPAAFTATGKAILSTMPQSAIVQLYPNGLPAPLTTHTVATLDALFQELEQIRTAGYSIDDQQVREGMFCFGAPVYDFSGNRAVGGIAFSIHANQLNEARSREIGQNVIQHARLLSQRLGSQPIRK, from the coding sequence ATGACGGATGACAATTCCAAAGGCGGAGCGGCAGTGAAAACGGCCGTACCGGCCGTCGAGCGCGCCACAAGACTGCTCGACATGGTAGCTTTAAGCGATGAGCCACAAACCCTGAGTGGGCTTTCTCGCCACCTGGGGTTGCCGAAAAGCTCGATTCACGGACTCTGTAATACTTTGGTCGAGTTGGGCCTGCTGGACCGCAATGGCAGTGGATTTGTGATGGGCGGACACGTCATGCTGTGGGCAAACGCCTTTGTGGCGAAGTCCGACATGGTTTCCGAATTCGTCAGGCTCTGGGAGGGGCAGTCGGCGCTCAAGACGGAGACGGCAACGTTGACCATTCTCGATGGTTCGGATGTGGTCTACATCGCCTCCCAGCACGGACTCGATCCGCTGGGGATAACTTTCCGCACCGGCATGCGCCTGCCAGCGGCGTTCACCGCCACCGGCAAAGCGATTTTAAGCACCATGCCACAAAGCGCCATTGTCCAACTTTATCCGAACGGCCTGCCGGCACCACTAACCACACACACGGTTGCGACCCTCGATGCGCTGTTTCAGGAACTGGAACAAATCCGGACCGCCGGCTATTCGATCGACGATCAACAGGTGCGGGAAGGCATGTTCTGCTTCGGCGCCCCGGTCTACGATTTTTCCGGTAACCGGGCTGTTGGTGGCATAGCTTTCAGCATTCACGCCAATCAACTGAACGAGGCGAGAAGCCGGGAGATCGGCCAGAATGTCATCCAGCATGCACGGCTTCTGTCTCAACGGCTAGGCTCACAACCGATCCGAAAATAA
- a CDS encoding ABC transporter substrate-binding protein: MSRPLAVAACVLLSGVAPATVMAQDAKPFKIGVVTFLSGAPAGPFGIPAKIAAEVFAEQVNAGGKLPAPYEKAGFGGRPIELVVIDEAGGTTKQVSELRNLVEQQNVDMVVGYTSSGDCLAVAPVAEELKTMTLLFDCGTPRIFEEADYEYVFRPVATATMDNVGAALYVNETVKEFKTYAGINQNYAWGQDAWADFEGTLKSVRPNVTLTTSQMPKLGAGQYNTEISAVLGSKPDIIHSSFWGGDLEGLVLQGAPRELFKNATVVLTSGETAIHRQAKQIPDGTIIGARGPNGIFAPENAYNEWFKAAYNAKSDMPPSYPSYHMAQTLFAAKFAYEKAQGGDAKKQPTTEEIAAALKGATFEGPSGEVKMSLGKGNQAVQEMVYGRTKTVDGKLTFVDVIRYAPEKVNPPEGVTSHDWIKNGLK; encoded by the coding sequence ATGTCCAGGCCTCTGGCCGTAGCTGCGTGCGTTCTGTTGTCCGGTGTTGCCCCTGCAACCGTCATGGCTCAGGACGCGAAGCCTTTCAAGATCGGCGTCGTCACCTTCCTGTCCGGAGCGCCCGCAGGCCCGTTCGGTATTCCGGCCAAGATTGCTGCCGAAGTATTCGCCGAGCAGGTCAATGCCGGTGGCAAGCTGCCCGCACCTTACGAAAAGGCCGGTTTCGGTGGTCGCCCGATCGAACTCGTCGTCATCGATGAGGCCGGCGGCACCACCAAGCAGGTTTCCGAGCTGCGTAACCTCGTCGAACAGCAGAATGTCGATATGGTCGTCGGCTACACGTCGTCGGGCGATTGCCTTGCCGTCGCCCCGGTCGCCGAAGAACTGAAGACGATGACGCTGCTCTTCGATTGCGGCACGCCGCGTATTTTCGAAGAAGCTGACTACGAATATGTTTTCCGTCCGGTCGCAACGGCGACGATGGATAACGTTGGCGCAGCTCTCTACGTCAATGAAACCGTCAAGGAATTCAAGACCTACGCCGGTATCAACCAGAACTACGCCTGGGGCCAGGACGCTTGGGCGGACTTCGAAGGCACACTGAAAAGCGTGCGTCCGAACGTGACACTCACGACGTCGCAGATGCCGAAGCTTGGCGCCGGCCAGTACAATACCGAAATCTCGGCCGTACTCGGTTCCAAGCCCGACATCATCCATTCCAGCTTCTGGGGCGGTGACCTTGAAGGTCTCGTGCTTCAGGGTGCGCCGCGCGAACTGTTCAAGAACGCAACCGTCGTTCTGACGTCGGGTGAAACGGCGATCCATCGCCAGGCCAAGCAGATCCCGGACGGCACGATCATCGGTGCCCGTGGTCCGAATGGCATTTTCGCGCCGGAAAACGCCTATAACGAATGGTTCAAGGCAGCTTACAACGCCAAGTCCGACATGCCGCCGAGCTACCCTTCCTACCACATGGCGCAGACGCTTTTCGCAGCCAAGTTCGCCTATGAAAAGGCGCAGGGCGGCGATGCCAAAAAGCAGCCGACGACCGAAGAAATCGCCGCCGCTCTGAAGGGCGCGACGTTCGAAGGCCCGTCGGGCGAAGTCAAGATGTCGCTTGGCAAGGGTAATCAGGCCGTTCAGGAAATGGTCTATGGTCGTACCAAGACCGTCGATGGCAAGCTGACCTTTGTTGACGTCATTCGCTACGCTCCGGAAAAGGTGAACCCGCCGGAAGGCGTGACCAGCCATGACTGGATCAAGAACGGCCTCAAGTAA
- a CDS encoding branched-chain amino acid ABC transporter permease, which yields MNALLGAVIDGILYSAWLFIIAVGLTLIYGVMKILNMAHGTFYAIGAYMSVTFLGYWFSQGLPPAGSIPVMIVAALVAGTIIGLVVERGVLRFFAGRDPVVLLLVTYALFLILEDVIKLIWGVDPWIASDPMWAFGNVYLGPLVYPTYNLFIVAVAIISGGFLTWFLQFTAKGKMLRAVIHDPEVSRAMGINVSRWNVTAFVVGSILAALGGAFTAPTISVVPGMGVEVVVMMFAVVVIGGLGSIPGTIVGALIVGFVRSLAVHYWPEVEVFSIYAVMAIVLAVRPQGLFSGVELRKI from the coding sequence ATGAACGCGCTTCTAGGCGCCGTCATCGACGGCATCCTGTATTCCGCTTGGCTTTTCATCATCGCGGTCGGCCTGACGCTGATCTATGGCGTGATGAAAATCCTCAACATGGCCCATGGTACTTTCTATGCCATCGGTGCCTATATGTCGGTGACCTTTCTCGGTTACTGGTTCTCGCAGGGCCTCCCGCCGGCGGGCAGCATTCCGGTCATGATAGTTGCGGCGCTGGTCGCCGGCACGATCATCGGTCTGGTGGTCGAACGCGGCGTTCTGCGCTTTTTCGCAGGGCGCGATCCGGTCGTGCTGCTGTTGGTCACCTATGCGCTCTTTCTTATTCTCGAAGACGTCATCAAGCTCATCTGGGGCGTCGATCCGTGGATCGCTTCCGATCCGATGTGGGCCTTCGGAAATGTTTATCTCGGACCGCTGGTCTATCCGACCTACAACCTCTTCATCGTTGCTGTCGCTATCATCAGCGGCGGGTTCCTGACCTGGTTTCTCCAGTTCACGGCCAAGGGCAAGATGCTGCGGGCCGTGATCCACGACCCGGAAGTTTCGCGCGCGATGGGCATTAATGTCAGCCGCTGGAACGTGACCGCCTTCGTGGTCGGCTCGATCCTTGCCGCGCTTGGCGGTGCTTTCACCGCGCCGACCATTTCCGTGGTGCCCGGCATGGGCGTCGAAGTCGTGGTCATGATGTTCGCGGTTGTCGTCATCGGCGGTCTCGGATCCATTCCCGGCACGATTGTCGGGGCATTGATCGTCGGCTTCGTACGTTCGCTCGCCGTCCATTACTGGCCCGAAGTTGAAGTCTTCAGCATCTATGCGGTTATGGCGATCGTTCTCGCCGTGCGGCCGCAGGGACTGTTTTCCGGCGTGGAGTTGCGCAAGATATGA
- a CDS encoding branched-chain amino acid ABC transporter permease, giving the protein MMNKAQTFVPLAFGAAIVLIILAWAFPAWNFVMSIGLAKGLAVLGLVLMMRAGLVSFGQGLYYAIGGYSVGLMVNLWKINEAVLLLIAPIVIAALVAAVAGTLLSRYRDIFFAMLTLALSMLLYGLLVKSVELGGTDGFNIRGVTLFGLPLSGAARFNGLVILILISLAGVINLWYFGKTAVGRLLPGIKDNEIRVEYLGASANKTIYISYILAAVLAALGGAMSGILVAHVDPEMAFWATSGEFVVIAVLAGTGNIFTPFIAALALEFIRTFAYQYAPNTWQLVLGVIILAMILFLPEGLGGIRFRKRKAATVTTGEKA; this is encoded by the coding sequence ATGATGAACAAAGCTCAGACCTTCGTGCCGCTCGCCTTCGGCGCGGCCATTGTCCTTATCATCCTTGCCTGGGCTTTCCCGGCATGGAACTTCGTTATGTCCATCGGCCTTGCCAAGGGGCTGGCCGTGCTCGGCCTCGTTCTGATGATGCGGGCCGGCCTCGTTTCCTTCGGCCAGGGCCTCTATTATGCGATCGGCGGCTACTCCGTCGGCCTGATGGTAAACCTCTGGAAGATCAACGAAGCCGTACTTCTGCTGATTGCGCCCATCGTCATCGCCGCTCTCGTGGCGGCTGTGGCGGGCACACTGCTCAGCCGTTACCGCGACATCTTCTTCGCCATGCTCACGCTCGCCCTGTCGATGCTGCTCTACGGTCTGCTCGTCAAGTCGGTCGAGCTTGGCGGTACGGATGGCTTCAACATTCGCGGCGTGACGCTGTTCGGCCTGCCGCTCTCCGGTGCGGCCCGTTTCAACGGCCTCGTCATCCTCATTCTCATCTCGCTCGCCGGTGTGATCAATCTCTGGTATTTCGGCAAGACGGCGGTTGGTCGCCTGCTTCCGGGCATCAAGGACAATGAAATCCGCGTCGAGTATCTCGGTGCCTCGGCCAACAAGACCATCTATATCAGCTACATTCTGGCCGCTGTTCTGGCCGCCCTCGGTGGCGCGATGAGCGGTATCCTCGTCGCTCACGTCGATCCCGAAATGGCCTTCTGGGCAACGTCGGGCGAATTCGTGGTGATCGCGGTTCTGGCTGGCACCGGCAATATCTTCACGCCGTTCATTGCCGCGCTGGCGCTCGAATTCATCAGAACCTTTGCCTACCAGTATGCTCCGAATACCTGGCAGCTGGTGCTTGGCGTCATCATCCTCGCCATGATCCTGTTCCTGCCCGAGGGGCTCGGCGGCATCCGGTTCCGCAAGCGCAAGGCTGCGACCGTCACGACGGGAGAAAAAGCATGA
- a CDS encoding ABC transporter ATP-binding protein yields the protein MKPIIQAKGLVKKFGAVTAANDVNVDIMPGTISGLIGTNGAGKTTFINMITGYLKPDTGSILLDDHEIVGQSPRQITRRGVARSFQIPQLFNSLTALENLALAYSANDSIGPKAFSILSDDALTARAEETLKVFGLEAFHDTLAGTMPEGIRKLLDIAVAMVGKPKVLFLDEPTSGVASEEKFSVMDRVIDATRAAGVSVLFVEHDMEIVRRYSDRVLAFFEGRVLIDGPPETVLADQQVRELIIGEEHGHA from the coding sequence ATGAAGCCGATCATTCAGGCGAAAGGCCTTGTCAAGAAATTCGGGGCGGTCACGGCTGCAAACGATGTCAATGTCGACATCATGCCCGGCACGATCTCCGGTCTTATCGGCACCAATGGTGCGGGAAAGACCACGTTCATCAACATGATTACCGGCTACCTGAAACCCGATACCGGTTCGATCCTGCTCGATGACCATGAGATCGTCGGTCAGTCGCCCCGCCAGATCACCCGGCGCGGCGTGGCCCGTTCGTTCCAGATCCCGCAGCTGTTCAATTCGTTGACGGCTCTGGAAAACCTGGCTTTGGCTTATAGCGCCAATGACAGTATCGGCCCGAAGGCGTTCTCTATCCTGTCCGACGACGCCCTGACGGCGCGGGCGGAAGAAACGCTGAAGGTTTTCGGTCTCGAAGCTTTCCACGACACGCTGGCCGGCACCATGCCGGAAGGCATCCGCAAGTTGCTCGATATCGCTGTCGCCATGGTTGGCAAGCCGAAGGTTCTGTTCCTGGACGAACCGACCAGTGGTGTCGCCAGCGAGGAGAAATTCTCTGTCATGGACCGTGTCATCGATGCGACCCGTGCAGCGGGTGTCAGCGTTCTGTTCGTGGAGCACGATATGGAAATCGTCCGTCGTTACTCCGATCGCGTTCTCGCCTTCTTCGAAGGTCGCGTCCTGATCGACGGCCCACCGGAAACCGTGCTGGCTGACCAGCAGGTTCGCGAACTCATCATCGGCGAGGAGCACGGTCATGCTTGA
- a CDS encoding ATP-binding cassette domain-containing protein → MLEVKSINVSIGKVQILRDVSMKVEAGSMVGIVGRNGAGKTTLMRAIMGLLPLQAGAISFEGGDISREAPHLRVHHQIGFAPEDRRLIPELTVEENLLIPAWAAGVKDAQKRLDDVYSLIPEAANFRHRRALQLSGGQQKLVAIGRARMTGTKLLMLDEPFEGVAPALSKRIAEVVSSLRPLGLSILLSGADLQHAGKGLDAVYRMDRGQIASV, encoded by the coding sequence ATGCTTGAGGTCAAGTCGATCAACGTTTCCATTGGCAAGGTCCAGATCCTGCGTGATGTGTCGATGAAGGTCGAGGCAGGCTCCATGGTCGGCATCGTCGGCCGTAACGGTGCCGGCAAGACCACGCTGATGCGTGCGATCATGGGCCTTTTGCCGTTGCAGGCAGGCGCCATCAGCTTCGAGGGCGGCGATATTTCCCGCGAGGCACCGCATCTGCGCGTTCATCACCAGATCGGTTTTGCCCCGGAAGACCGTCGTCTCATTCCTGAGCTGACGGTTGAGGAAAATCTGCTGATCCCGGCCTGGGCCGCAGGCGTCAAGGACGCGCAGAAGCGTCTCGACGACGTCTACTCGCTGATCCCGGAAGCGGCTAATTTCAGGCATCGCCGTGCGCTTCAGCTGTCCGGCGGCCAGCAGAAGCTCGTCGCCATCGGCCGTGCCCGCATGACCGGCACCAAGCTTCTCATGCTGGACGAACCCTTCGAGGGTGTCGCTCCGGCACTGTCCAAGCGTATCGCGGAAGTGGTCTCTTCGCTGCGGCCGCTTGGCCTTTCCATCCTTCTTTCCGGCGCCGATCTTCAGCACGCCGGCAAGGGTCTCGATGCGGTGTACCGCATGGACCGTGGCCAGATCGCTTCTGTCTGA